In Nitrospirota bacterium, a single window of DNA contains:
- the accC gene encoding acetyl-CoA carboxylase biotin carboxylase subunit translates to MFKKVLIANRGEIALRVIRACKELGIKTVAIFSEADAASLHVRAADEKICVGPPDAALSYRNIPNVLSAAEITGADAIHPGYGFLSENAHFAEVCESIGVKFIGPTSEHIALLGDKAKAREIVARRGLPVTPGSPGELKSEQEALEAATKIGYPVIIKASSGGGGRGMRVVNKAEDLARAFQAAQAEAKTTFGNDAVYLERYFLEPRHIEVQIAADHRGHVVHLGERDCSIQRRHQKLLEETPSPAVDEKLRREICRVAVEAVKAVHYRNVGTVEFLLDKDRNFFFMEVNTRIQVEHAITEMVTGIDLIKEQITLADGQSLSFKQQDIKLNGHSLECRINAEDPEKFTPCPGMITKYRVPGGFGVRVDSAMESNMMVVPFYDSMIAKVITHGRDRQECIARMRRALDEFVIEGIKTTIPLHKRILNDPDFQKGHVSTTFLERFLVS, encoded by the coding sequence GTGTTCAAGAAAGTATTGATAGCCAATCGCGGTGAGATCGCCCTCCGGGTGATTCGCGCCTGCAAAGAGCTCGGCATTAAGACCGTGGCAATTTTCTCCGAGGCCGATGCGGCGAGCCTCCATGTGCGCGCAGCCGATGAAAAGATCTGCGTCGGGCCTCCTGACGCAGCGCTCAGTTATCGAAACATTCCCAACGTTCTGAGCGCCGCTGAGATCACCGGGGCAGACGCCATTCACCCCGGTTACGGATTCCTCTCCGAGAATGCCCACTTCGCCGAAGTCTGCGAATCTATCGGTGTCAAATTTATCGGCCCGACGTCTGAACATATCGCGCTCCTTGGCGATAAAGCCAAAGCGAGAGAAATCGTCGCCCGGCGAGGCCTCCCAGTCACGCCTGGCAGCCCTGGCGAGCTCAAAAGCGAACAGGAAGCACTCGAAGCCGCCACTAAGATCGGGTATCCCGTCATCATCAAAGCCTCCTCCGGTGGGGGCGGGCGCGGCATGCGTGTCGTGAACAAGGCCGAAGACCTCGCGCGTGCATTTCAAGCCGCACAAGCGGAGGCAAAGACCACGTTCGGCAACGATGCTGTCTACCTCGAACGTTATTTCCTCGAGCCCCGCCATATCGAAGTGCAAATCGCCGCCGACCACCGTGGGCATGTCGTGCATCTTGGCGAGCGCGATTGCTCGATCCAACGCCGGCATCAGAAGCTGCTCGAAGAAACGCCGTCGCCCGCTGTCGACGAGAAGCTCCGCCGTGAAATCTGCCGAGTCGCTGTCGAAGCCGTGAAAGCCGTGCATTACCGGAATGTCGGGACCGTCGAGTTCCTCCTCGATAAAGACCGCAACTTCTTCTTCATGGAAGTGAATACCCGCATCCAGGTCGAACATGCGATCACGGAGATGGTGACGGGCATCGATCTCATCAAGGAGCAGATCACACTCGCGGATGGGCAATCCCTCTCATTCAAGCAACAAGATATCAAGCTCAACGGACATAGCCTCGAATGTCGCATCAACGCGGAAGATCCTGAAAAGTTTACGCCATGCCCTGGGATGATCACGAAATATCGTGTGCCAGGCGGATTCGGCGTTCGTGTCGATTCGGCCATGGAGTCGAACATGATGGTCGTTCCGTTCTACGACTCCATGATCGCCAAGGTCATTACCCATGGCCGAGACCGGCAGGAATGCATCGCCCGCATGCGCCGCGCCCTCGACGAATTCGTCATCGAAGGCATCAAGACGACCATTCCACTACACAAACGCATCCTCAACGACCCTGATTTTCAGAAGGGGCACGTCTCCACCACGTTCCTCGAACGATTCCTCGTCAGTTAA
- a CDS encoding YicC/YloC family endoribonuclease, translating to MTGFGRRQAPWQDGSVTVEMRSVNHRFLEIACRLPRPLSHLEDAFKKSIQQRCTRGRVDITVTIQAGKGRAGGVNLDLPLAKQYHQAFLTLKKSLKLSGSVDLALMAGLRDVVSVSDQPTEDPKLAKLVQQLMTKALTDLAEMRTSEGKALTEDMRARVQTIRSHKDLVAARTPLLAQEAFVRMKTRVEKLLGSEIPDPPRLYQELAVYADRGDITEEIVRLDSHMIQFEQTLTRAESVGKTLDFLLQEIGREVNTIGSKANDAEIAGHVVQMKAELERIREQVQNVE from the coding sequence ATGACCGGCTTCGGCCGTCGGCAAGCTCCTTGGCAAGATGGGTCCGTCACGGTCGAAATGCGCTCCGTGAACCATCGCTTTCTTGAAATTGCCTGCCGCCTTCCCAGGCCCCTGAGTCATCTGGAAGACGCCTTCAAGAAATCCATTCAGCAACGCTGCACCCGCGGTCGTGTCGACATCACTGTGACGATTCAGGCTGGAAAAGGCCGCGCCGGAGGGGTCAACCTTGACCTGCCCCTCGCGAAGCAGTACCATCAGGCCTTCCTCACTCTCAAGAAATCCCTGAAGCTGAGCGGGTCGGTCGATCTGGCGCTCATGGCTGGGCTCCGTGACGTGGTGTCGGTATCGGATCAGCCGACGGAAGACCCGAAATTGGCGAAGCTCGTGCAGCAACTGATGACCAAGGCACTGACGGACCTTGCGGAGATGCGAACGAGCGAAGGGAAGGCCCTGACCGAGGATATGCGCGCGCGGGTCCAGACCATTCGGAGCCACAAAGACTTGGTCGCAGCACGGACCCCGCTGCTGGCCCAAGAGGCCTTTGTCCGCATGAAGACCCGTGTGGAGAAGCTCCTGGGATCGGAAATCCCAGATCCTCCGCGGCTTTATCAGGAATTGGCAGTTTACGCGGATCGTGGCGACATTACGGAAGAAATAGTCAGATTAGACTCGCATATGATACAGTTTGAACAGACGCTCACACGTGCAGAATCTGTTGGCAAGACCCTCGACTTCCTGCTCCAGGAAATCGGGCGGGAAGTCAATACGATCGGCTCCAAAGCCAACGACGCAGAAATTGCCGGTCATGTGGTGCAGATGAAGGCCGAGCTTGAACGTATTCGCGAACAGGTCCAAAACGTCGAATGA
- the coaBC gene encoding bifunctional phosphopantothenoylcysteine decarboxylase/phosphopantothenate--cysteine ligase CoaBC produces MEISGSTGPTLIGKRIVLGVTGSIAAYKAVLLLRTLLREGAVVHVVMTQSATKFVTPLTFEVLSGHPVSTEVFEAHQEMKHLSLPEQADAIVIAPATANCLAKIALGLGDDLLSTMLLTAQCPLIVAPAMDGGMWTHPSVTEHVRTLRARGTMVVDPQEGPLASGRIGQGRLAEESRILEALHAALAPLRDWQGHRILVSAGPTQEPIDPVRFISNRSSGKMGYAIAEAAQARGAQVVLVTGPTAIPLPKGVEVVSVATAEEMTQALSIRLAWSSAVIMAAAVADFRPKHPASQKMKKQGQTDQTLDLERTTDILASLSAQRTTQLIVGFAAETCDLIAHAKDKLMAKGLDLIVANDVTMEGAGFGSEQNAATLIDREGAVTELPLMPKRALADAILNRAHELLRTRASEQAQSRL; encoded by the coding sequence GTGGAGATCTCCGGCTCTACAGGGCCGACGTTGATCGGGAAACGGATCGTGCTCGGCGTGACGGGCAGCATTGCCGCCTATAAGGCGGTCTTGTTGCTGCGAACCTTGCTCCGTGAAGGAGCGGTCGTGCACGTCGTGATGACGCAATCGGCTACGAAATTCGTCACTCCGCTGACGTTTGAAGTGCTCTCAGGCCATCCCGTCTCGACGGAGGTGTTCGAGGCGCATCAGGAGATGAAACACTTATCGTTGCCTGAGCAGGCAGATGCCATTGTGATTGCGCCGGCCACGGCCAATTGCCTGGCCAAGATAGCCCTGGGGTTGGGTGACGATTTACTCTCGACCATGCTTCTCACGGCACAATGCCCCTTGATTGTGGCACCCGCTATGGATGGAGGGATGTGGACACATCCCTCTGTCACAGAGCACGTGCGGACATTGCGTGCCAGGGGAACCATGGTTGTGGATCCCCAAGAAGGCCCCCTTGCTTCAGGACGGATCGGTCAAGGCCGCTTGGCAGAGGAAAGCAGGATTCTAGAGGCGCTTCACGCAGCATTGGCGCCACTACGCGATTGGCAGGGGCACCGCATCCTAGTTTCAGCCGGCCCAACGCAGGAGCCGATCGATCCCGTACGATTCATTTCAAACCGCTCATCCGGAAAAATGGGTTATGCCATCGCAGAGGCCGCCCAGGCAAGGGGAGCCCAGGTAGTCCTTGTGACTGGGCCTACGGCTATTCCTCTTCCGAAAGGCGTCGAGGTTGTTTCGGTCGCCACGGCTGAAGAAATGACACAAGCCCTGTCGATACGTCTGGCATGGTCCTCCGCTGTGATCATGGCCGCCGCCGTCGCGGACTTTCGCCCCAAACACCCTGCTTCACAAAAAATGAAGAAACAAGGGCAGACCGACCAGACCCTTGACCTCGAGCGAACGACCGACATCCTGGCCTCCTTATCCGCTCAGCGGACCACACAACTTATCGTTGGCTTTGCCGCTGAGACCTGCGATCTGATCGCTCACGCGAAAGACAAGCTTATGGCCAAAGGGCTCGACCTCATTGTGGCAAACGATGTCACGATGGAAGGCGCGGGGTTCGGCAGTGAACAGAATGCTGCCACGTTAATCGATCGGGAGGGGGCTGTCACAGAACTGCCGTTGATGCCAAAGCGTGCGCTTGCTGACGCGATCTTGAATCGGGCGCATGAACTGCTTCGCACCAGAGCGTCGGAACAGGCCCAAAGTCGGTTGTAG
- the aroQ gene encoding type II 3-dehydroquinate dehydratase: protein MLRIRILHGPNLNLLGSREQSIYGTLSLDVINSTIAKLAKELNMKVDIRQSNHEGELVTWIQESRTGYDGIIINPAAYTHTSIAIRDAIAAVSLPTMEVHLSNIHQREEFRHRSYIAGVVLGQITGLGVTGYLLALRGLQDHLTASKRQKKTSVPATARRTTTGTK from the coding sequence ATGCTACGCATACGAATATTGCACGGTCCAAATCTCAATCTCCTCGGGAGCAGAGAACAGTCCATTTACGGCACACTGTCACTTGATGTCATCAACTCAACCATTGCAAAGCTGGCAAAAGAGTTGAACATGAAGGTGGACATACGCCAGTCGAATCACGAGGGAGAGTTGGTCACCTGGATTCAAGAGTCGCGGACAGGATACGATGGAATCATCATCAACCCGGCCGCCTATACCCATACAAGCATTGCGATTCGGGATGCGATTGCGGCGGTCAGCCTACCAACGATGGAAGTGCATTTGTCTAATATCCATCAGCGGGAAGAGTTTCGCCATCGGTCCTATATCGCAGGAGTCGTCCTTGGGCAGATTACCGGCTTAGGTGTGACGGGTTATCTCCTTGCCCTTCGTGGGCTTCAGGACCATCTCACCGCATCCAAACGCCAGAAGAAGACATCCGTACCAGCGACAGCGCGACGGACGACAACAGGAACGAAATAA
- the gmk gene encoding guanylate kinase yields MSTSTTTSSTATVSGQPRSSTDRRGILFIISAPSGTGKTTLCKQLTTNLPDLWHSISYTTRQPRLGEEHGREYYFIDEQPFQEMINRNEFVEWARVYGNLYGTPWKSLTEKIDQGIDVLLEIDVQGAMQVRKRFEDSVSIFILPPSMAVLRSRLQTRASDTAEEIQRRLQKVKEEVWSYREYAYIVRNDDINRSIRDLESIFWSERLKTKRLNMTWLENNFILDDEQKS; encoded by the coding sequence ATGAGTACTAGTACAACCACAAGTTCTACCGCGACTGTGTCAGGCCAACCGCGATCCTCGACGGATCGCCGTGGGATTCTCTTCATTATCTCTGCCCCCTCTGGCACTGGGAAAACCACGCTCTGCAAGCAACTCACGACGAACCTTCCCGATCTGTGGCACTCAATTTCCTATACGACAAGACAACCACGGCTCGGCGAAGAGCATGGGCGCGAATATTATTTTATCGACGAACAGCCGTTCCAAGAGATGATCAATCGGAATGAGTTTGTCGAGTGGGCCCGCGTGTACGGGAACCTCTACGGCACACCATGGAAATCACTGACCGAAAAGATCGATCAGGGGATTGATGTCTTACTGGAGATCGACGTGCAAGGGGCGATGCAGGTCAGGAAGCGGTTTGAGGATTCGGTATCGATTTTTATTCTTCCCCCCTCAATGGCCGTCCTCCGATCCCGGCTGCAAACCAGAGCCTCCGACACGGCGGAAGAGATCCAACGACGCTTGCAAAAAGTCAAAGAAGAGGTCTGGAGCTATCGGGAATACGCCTACATCGTCCGGAACGACGACATCAACCGATCGATTCGCGACCTTGAAAGCATCTTTTGGTCGGAGCGTCTGAAGACGAAACGATTGAATATGACGTGGCTCGAAAATAATTTCATTCTCGATGACGAACAGAAATCCTGA
- the nth gene encoding endonuclease III, with protein MTTKSLPAVDRRGRLKAIAKALQRTMPTPEMELDHRSPWELLVATILSAQCTDQRVNQVTPPLFGRYPGPAELAAAKLPELEQLIRSTGFYKNKAKHLLACGKAVTEQFNSQVPQTMEELITLPGVGRKTANVILGNAFGQPGIVVDTHVKRVAKRLALTKSDNPERVEEDLQQLMPRSQWTAVSQRLLLHGRYTCLARKPRCGTCPVYQQCSWKEKGLQ; from the coding sequence ATGACTACGAAATCCTTACCAGCTGTGGATCGCCGAGGACGCCTCAAGGCCATTGCCAAGGCGCTTCAGCGCACCATGCCGACACCGGAAATGGAACTCGATCACCGGTCGCCGTGGGAGTTGCTCGTGGCGACAATTCTCTCAGCACAATGCACAGATCAGCGGGTGAATCAGGTGACTCCGCCACTCTTTGGCCGATATCCGGGACCAGCAGAACTGGCAGCCGCCAAGTTGCCTGAGCTCGAACAACTCATTCGGTCGACGGGATTCTATAAGAATAAAGCCAAACATCTTCTTGCTTGCGGCAAGGCCGTGACCGAACAATTCAATTCACAGGTTCCGCAGACAATGGAGGAATTGATTACACTGCCTGGCGTCGGCAGAAAAACGGCGAATGTCATTCTGGGAAATGCATTTGGACAGCCCGGTATTGTCGTCGATACCCATGTGAAACGGGTGGCCAAGCGGCTTGCTCTGACCAAATCTGATAATCCTGAACGTGTAGAAGAAGACCTGCAGCAGCTGATGCCAAGGTCCCAATGGACAGCCGTCTCGCAACGATTGCTGCTGCATGGCCGCTATACCTGTCTGGCGAGAAAGCCCCGGTGCGGTACTTGTCCGGTTTACCAACAGTGCTCCTGGAAAGAGAAAGGCCTGCAATGA
- a CDS encoding DNA-directed RNA polymerase subunit omega: MIDMLRLLPQYAPGEFDSRHRLAIIAGQRAKHILQGSRHAASRFNKETTIALDEVLRGQTTYLVGQEARDAMKESKRGKEGEMERIAMMTGDDAKEIKKELSVYVDDTPKAVVGTSEE; this comes from the coding sequence ATGATCGACATGTTGAGACTCTTGCCGCAATACGCACCAGGTGAATTTGACTCACGCCACCGTCTCGCAATCATTGCGGGTCAGCGGGCGAAGCATATCTTGCAAGGATCGCGTCATGCCGCCTCGCGCTTCAACAAGGAAACGACCATTGCCCTCGATGAAGTCCTTCGAGGACAAACGACGTATCTCGTTGGCCAAGAGGCCCGGGATGCGATGAAGGAATCGAAGCGCGGCAAGGAAGGTGAAATGGAGCGCATCGCCATGATGACCGGCGACGATGCGAAGGAGATAAAGAAAGAACTGAGCGTCTATGTCGACGATACCCCGAAGGCGGTAGTGGGGACGAGCGAGGAGTAA
- the efp gene encoding elongation factor P produces MISTTDFRGGVRLMVDNQPFYIIEFQHVKPGKGGAFVRTKLKGYLTGSVIDRTFRSGERFEEPKLDERDMQFLYATDDAYTFMDTDSYEQLTFEKGKLGDNADLLKENMIVKILVYEHRPIDVELPNFIELKVTDTEPGFRGDTATGGTKLATLETGATLKVPLYLESGTVIKIDTRTRAYVERVR; encoded by the coding sequence GTGATTTCCACGACCGACTTTCGCGGTGGCGTACGGCTGATGGTCGATAACCAGCCATTTTATATCATTGAGTTTCAGCATGTAAAACCAGGCAAGGGCGGAGCCTTCGTACGAACCAAGCTCAAGGGCTATCTCACGGGTAGTGTGATCGACCGTACGTTTCGGTCAGGGGAACGGTTCGAAGAGCCGAAGCTCGATGAACGGGACATGCAATTCCTTTATGCAACCGACGACGCCTATACCTTCATGGACACAGATTCATACGAGCAATTGACGTTCGAAAAGGGCAAGCTCGGCGACAATGCAGATCTGTTGAAGGAAAACATGATCGTGAAGATTCTCGTATACGAGCATCGCCCGATCGATGTTGAGCTGCCGAACTTTATTGAATTAAAAGTTACGGACACCGAACCGGGTTTCCGTGGCGATACCGCGACGGGCGGCACGAAACTCGCCACCCTTGAAACTGGCGCTACCCTCAAGGTGCCGCTCTATTTAGAAAGTGGGACCGTGATCAAGATTGATACGCGGACGCGAGCCTACGTGGAGCGTGTTCGGTGA
- the bioD gene encoding dethiobiotin synthase gives MPYAIRHRLFFMKYGVFITATDTGVGKTLVTAALVSHLRQRGIDIGVMKPVETGISRSTRARSDGTRLRRAAECHDPMTKICPYVFRLPMAPLSAARAEQQTIRLATILRAFHALCQKHDFVAVEGVGGLHVPITDRIDGLGLMQRMGLPVIVVGRSGLGGINHALLTLHALRQRKVPVIALVLNQPVPMRTKIARLQEQSTVTLLQRLAKVPVVGPLPYSSRINKNWKEGIIQLAWAAEIMRLAKLVTASGRETS, from the coding sequence GTGCCATATGCTATTCGCCATCGGCTCTTTTTCATGAAGTACGGCGTCTTTATTACCGCGACCGATACCGGTGTCGGGAAAACGCTCGTCACTGCTGCGCTGGTGTCGCATCTGAGGCAACGAGGAATCGACATCGGTGTCATGAAGCCGGTTGAGACAGGGATCTCGCGATCGACCAGGGCTCGGTCCGATGGCACGCGCTTGCGACGAGCCGCTGAATGCCATGATCCGATGACAAAAATCTGTCCCTACGTCTTTCGACTCCCAATGGCGCCGCTCTCTGCTGCGCGCGCGGAACAACAGACGATACGGCTGGCCACCATCCTGCGAGCGTTCCATGCCCTCTGTCAGAAACATGACTTTGTGGCGGTCGAAGGCGTCGGTGGGCTACATGTGCCGATAACGGACCGCATCGATGGATTAGGCCTCATGCAGCGCATGGGACTTCCTGTCATCGTGGTGGGCCGATCAGGGCTGGGCGGGATCAATCATGCATTATTGACGCTTCACGCACTCCGCCAGCGAAAGGTCCCTGTCATTGCGTTGGTCTTGAATCAACCTGTGCCTATGCGTACGAAGATCGCGCGTTTGCAGGAGCAATCGACCGTGACTCTCCTTCAACGTCTCGCGAAGGTTCCTGTGGTGGGTCCACTCCCCTATAGCTCGCGCATAAATAAAAATTGGAAGGAGGGGATCATTCAACTCGCGTGGGCGGCAGAAATTATGAGGCTGGCGAAGCTGGTGACGGCATCTGGGCGAGAAACGTCCTAA
- the thiE gene encoding thiamine phosphate synthase has protein sequence MSGPIHSMRNRLYIILDPSVCPDRPLVEVLTIAAEAGASLFQYRNKSASMKAAYEEALALRRVAAQAGVLFIVNDRCDLALAVDADGVHLGQGDLPIDMARKMMGPDKLIGISTHNPDQVREATAGKPDYLGFGPIFKPGSKQDHDPLVGLEGLRAMRSFTSLPVFAIGGIQIEQVQAVMQAGADGVAVISAILKATDIREAVRTFLAQMPSPASPAS, from the coding sequence ATGTCCGGACCAATCCACTCCATGCGCAACCGCCTCTACATCATTCTCGATCCGTCGGTCTGTCCTGACCGCCCCCTGGTGGAGGTCCTGACGATCGCAGCTGAGGCCGGCGCTTCGCTCTTTCAATATCGCAACAAGTCCGCTTCGATGAAGGCAGCCTATGAGGAGGCCTTGGCCCTCAGACGAGTCGCAGCACAGGCAGGGGTCCTCTTCATCGTGAACGATCGCTGCGACTTGGCATTGGCGGTGGATGCTGATGGAGTGCACCTGGGACAGGGAGACTTGCCGATCGACATGGCAAGGAAGATGATGGGCCCGGACAAGTTGATCGGAATCTCCACCCACAATCCAGACCAAGTACGAGAAGCCACTGCCGGAAAACCGGATTACCTGGGCTTTGGTCCAATCTTCAAACCAGGTTCCAAGCAGGACCACGACCCGTTGGTTGGGCTTGAGGGGTTACGGGCGATGCGTTCGTTCACCTCGTTACCCGTCTTTGCGATTGGGGGCATTCAGATCGAGCAGGTTCAGGCAGTCATGCAGGCAGGAGCGGACGGAGTGGCCGTCATCTCAGCCATCTTGAAAGCCACAGATATTCGAGAGGCCGTTAGGACGTTTCTCGCCCAGATGCCGTCACCAGCTTCGCCAGCCTCATAA
- the accB gene encoding acetyl-CoA carboxylase biotin carboxyl carrier protein, translating to MSTQKSSKSKKRGKPIILPQAFATPPGGQGTPLLSGQQSKHIQELIDLLKKNNLTELELEREGLRIRVRHEVEVRTITTSVADHGSSGTASASQPSGAAAVQTEDTTGMITIASPIVGTFYRSPSPDADPYVEEGDFVKKGQVLCIVEAMKLMNEIESEVEGRITKILAESTKPVEYGQALFLVDPTATP from the coding sequence GTGAGCACACAAAAATCGAGCAAGTCAAAGAAACGAGGGAAGCCGATTATTCTCCCTCAGGCCTTTGCGACCCCTCCAGGCGGCCAAGGCACTCCCCTGTTATCAGGGCAGCAGAGTAAACATATCCAAGAGCTGATCGACCTGCTCAAGAAGAACAATCTGACTGAACTGGAACTGGAGCGCGAAGGCCTCAGAATCCGTGTGCGCCATGAGGTCGAAGTCAGAACGATCACGACCAGCGTCGCCGACCATGGCTCATCCGGCACGGCCTCCGCGTCTCAACCTTCTGGTGCGGCAGCTGTACAGACCGAAGATACGACCGGCATGATTACCATCGCATCACCGATCGTCGGCACGTTTTATCGGTCCCCCTCACCGGATGCCGATCCCTACGTCGAAGAGGGCGATTTTGTGAAAAAGGGCCAGGTCCTCTGTATTGTTGAAGCGATGAAGCTCATGAACGAGATCGAGTCCGAGGTAGAAGGACGCATCACGAAAATTCTGGCTGAAAGTACGAAGCCGGTGGAGTATGGCCAGGCGCTCTTCCTCGTCGATCCGACAGCCACACCCTAA
- a CDS encoding tetratricopeptide repeat protein produces the protein MAQNQQSTETAMEIDRLAIQLAKNPQSKVFMPLAEEYGKVGMWQEAAGVLEDGLKYYPGFITAMVALGRAYDQMGQPTKAKAILEESIKLSPENLRAHRTLIKIYVSQELHALALQSCAVILRVNPRDEEALSVQSALAKPLTLKKEPEKPRPADPVTQNSSVQEVLEAPIVSDPLKAAIPEVSTQHEDLSVSMPAKSETVATDPLIVASELMETVLHTHDHTGEQLAVPEQDPQVSAVEAMPSPSPHAEVVAQLEAWLRTIQARRRERDTTNRPLSKTSQ, from the coding sequence ATGGCACAGAATCAGCAATCAACCGAGACGGCGATGGAAATTGATCGACTGGCCATCCAATTGGCCAAAAATCCGCAATCCAAGGTTTTCATGCCCTTGGCTGAAGAATATGGCAAGGTCGGCATGTGGCAGGAAGCCGCAGGTGTTCTCGAAGACGGGTTGAAATATTATCCCGGCTTCATTACGGCGATGGTCGCGCTCGGTCGTGCTTATGATCAGATGGGGCAGCCCACCAAGGCTAAAGCGATTCTAGAGGAATCCATCAAGTTAAGTCCTGAAAACTTGCGTGCACACCGGACTTTGATCAAGATCTATGTGAGCCAGGAACTACATGCCCTGGCCCTGCAATCCTGCGCTGTCATCTTGAGAGTAAATCCGCGGGATGAGGAGGCGCTCTCAGTCCAATCGGCGCTGGCTAAACCCCTGACTCTCAAAAAAGAGCCGGAGAAACCAAGGCCGGCTGATCCAGTCACACAAAACAGCTCCGTGCAAGAGGTGCTGGAAGCTCCAATAGTTTCTGACCCACTCAAGGCAGCTATTCCGGAAGTTAGTACGCAACATGAAGACCTATCAGTTTCAATGCCTGCCAAATCAGAAACCGTGGCGACCGATCCACTGATCGTAGCTTCGGAGCTGATGGAGACGGTTCTCCATACGCACGATCACACAGGCGAACAACTTGCGGTACCCGAGCAGGATCCTCAAGTCAGTGCCGTTGAGGCGATGCCTTCTCCATCTCCTCATGCCGAAGTCGTGGCTCAATTAGAGGCGTGGCTTCGCACCATTCAAGCACGGCGTCGAGAACGAGACACGACGAATAGGCCCCTCTCCAAGACTTCCCAATAA